The region CTGAATTACCTACCACAACCTTAAGTAGGGGAGGAAGGCTTACCCCGTTATATAAATCAATAAAGGCACGTATCGATAATACGGATGGTTATGGGCAGAATTTAAGTTATGGATATAACAATGAATTACAAAGTCCATACATTCAGTACTTTAATACCTCTGACAAGTCTTGGAATGTCATTATCTATGAAGATAGTTCTAGTATTAGTGCTAAGATAGAATTAGCTAAGTCCTATAATCTTGGTGGTATTTCTCTTTGGAGTCTTGCCAATATACCAGATTATAATGATACGAATGGGAAGAAGTATCATCTAAATGCTTGGAATACAATAATAGCAGAAATGAAAACTTATGATACATTACCGGCAGAAAGTAGTAAATATGTTAGTTTTACAGATGCTTTCGTAGAAAAGGCAGTTAGAGAAAAACTTGGAAAAGTATCAGGAAAGATATCGGTGGAAGAGCTACATGGTATTTATCGTTTGAAGCTACCAAAAGGAGTAAAAAGTTTAAAGGATTTGAATAAGCTAGCAAATCTTGAGTATCTAGATGCCGGACAGTTAGGTATAAAGGATATAACAGCCATAGGTAATCTGAAAAATATACGTGTGCTTTACCTTCAGCGTAACTTGGTATCTGATATTAGTGCTCTTAAAAAATTAACTAAGCTAGAGGTTCTATCCTTAAATGGTAATCAGATTGAATCCATCAGTGCTTTGTCAACCTTAACAAATTTGCGAGAGCTATATATACGTGAGAATAAGATAAAAAATATATCATCACTAAATAAGCTGACAAAACTGATACTATTAGAGGGTGGGAAAAATAATTTACAGAATATTGACAGCCTTAAAAATTTGAAAAACATCAAGTCTTTAACATTGGACAATAATATTATTAAAGATATTACAGGGTTAAAGGTATTGACTAATTTAAAGTATTTGGATTTATCAAATAATAAGATTACTTCGATTAATGCGTTAAAAAATCTGAGTGGATTGGAGACTTTATACCTTCAAAGAAACTCCATCACTGATATTAGTGCAATTTCTACTTTGAAAAAGCTAAAGCTATTATCCATGAATGGAAATAAAATTTCTGATGTAAAGCCTCTAACAAAGCTTGCTAATTTAGAAAAGCTTTATTTAAAGGATAATAAGATAAAAAGTATTGCTTCTTTAAAAGGACTTGTTAATCTAAATGAACTTTATTTAATGGGAAATAGTGTTTCTAATTATAGTCCTGTTAAAACGATGTATGCTAAAAAGGGTTTTGTCTGTGATTTTAAAATTAACTAAGAAAAACAAGCGAAAGCGGTTTACTGCTTTCGCTTGTTTCATTATGAGATCATTTTCTATACTGTTACTTCTTGAATGTAACTATCAATTAATGTATAAATCCACATATTTAGAGGTGAGAAATGAAAGCCTAAAGCACTAGCCTTGTCCGTATTGATGCTGTATTCATTCTCACTGTTATAGGGTGTTTTTTCTCCATCCTCTGCCAATATGGCCTTTTTCCCTGTAAAATTTCTAATGGGTACCCATTTGCATAACTTATTTAGTTTTTCTTAGATCGCAAACATTATTACGACCTTTCATTGTACAAACATTATTTCAACACTTCAATGGATACCTTTTTAAACACTCCATTTTCGTATTTTTAAAGACATTTCTTGATGAACAACTAACACAGTATACTAAAACATAACCTATTATTTTACGTATACAATAGTGCAGTATTGAAACAATATAATACATATGTAATTTATATTTTCCAATAAAAGTTAAAAAATTTATGAAAATAGCACAAAAATTTAGTTATAAAAATGTTAAATTAAACAAAGTGGTTAAACGTTTTAACATTTTAATTGACAAGTTTAATAAAAAATGATATTTTAAAATTACAAAGTGATAAAACGTTTTAACAAAATTACTAAATTGTTTACTTTAGAGAGAGAAGGAGAAAATTATGGTCGAAATTATTATTTCAATCGCAGCAATCATATTGCTTACAGTGCTTATTGTAAAAAAATACAATACAACAATTGCACTACTGTTTTGCGGTATTATTCTTTTAGCTGCAGCAGTAATACTAGGACATCCAGTATTAGATACTGAAACTTCGACAGGATTTGTATTACTTGATATTTTCAAAAATATTGAGACGGCTTTCTTAAGCCAATTAGGAAACATTGGTTTAACACTTATGACTCTGATGGGATATTCCACCTATATGACCTACATAGGTGCAAACGATAAAACCGTTCAGATTATGTTAAAACCGTTAGGAAAGATTAAATCAAAGTATATTTTAGTACCAATCATCTTTTTATTAGGTAATTTATTATCCTTAGTAGTTCCAAGTGCATCAAGCTTAGGCGTATTATTAATGGCTACTTTATTCCCAATTCTAACAAGAGTAGGAATGAGCCCATTAACAGCAGCAGGTATTATTGCAACTACTGCTACCATTATGCCAACACCCCTTGGAGCTGATAACGTTATAGCTGCTGAAACATTTGGAATGACGATACTTGATTATGTTGGAAAGCATGCGGCGATTTCCATTCCTTCCATTCTTCTTATGGCAATTGCTCATTATTTATGGCAAAAATATTGTGATAAGAAAGATGAAGCAAAAGGAACAGCATTTAAAACAGAATTAAAAGGTTTACGTGAAGACTTACCTCCAATCGTATATGCTTTATTACCAGTTTTGCCTTTAATTTTAGTAATTGTTATAAATCTAGGATTTCCTTCTCTAAAGGTTGGATTAGTTACTATAACTTTTATCAGTTTAATTGTTTCAATTATCTGTGAAGCTTTTAGAAGAAAAGATATTGCTAAAGTTACGCAAGATGTTCAGGAATTCTTTAAAGGTATGGGCACAGGTTTAGCATCTGTAGTATCCATTATGGTTGCAGCAACAGTTTTCGTAAATGGCTTAAAAGCATTAGGTATTGTTGACATGTTAATGGATTCTGCAAATGGTCTTAAGGGAGCAGGAATCATCATGATGTTAGCATTCAGTGGAATTACCTTTATTATAGGTTTAATAAGTGGTAATGGTTTATCGGTATTCTATGCTACGGTAGGATTAATTCCAAGTGTAGCAGCAGCTGCTTCGGTATCACCAGCGATGATTGCGTTACCAATGCAGATGATTGCTAACTTAGTACGTTCGATTTCTCCAGTTGCCGCTGTTATTGTAATAGTAGCTTCGTCAACAGGAGCTACACCAGTTCAGTTAGTAAAGAGAACAAGTGTACCAATTATAGTCGGGACGATTAGCTGTTTAGTGTTATCTTTTGTCTTATTATTTTAAGCATAAAATGAGCGCTTATCAGCGCTCATTTTTATCATAAAGATCGTGTATCATGATAATCTGACAACTCAAAATGCAAAACAAGGGGTGATAGAATGAATATAGAGATTGTTGATAATGCATTAACTCCTGAAATATATATTGATGTCAGAAAGCAAGTAAATTTCAAATATTATGAATATGACGATGTAAAAATTGCTCTTAAAAATTCACTTTATTCTGTAGTAATATTTGATGATGGAAAACCGATTGGGATTTCAAGAGTTGTCGGAGATGGAAGAATTGTTTTTTTTATCAAAGATGTTGTGGTTGTTCCGGAGTACCAAAAACTAAAGGTTGGTTCCATGTTAATGAATAGGATAGAGCAGTACCTTTCCAATGCAGCATGCGATGGTGCTTATATTGGTCTAATGTCAACACCAGGACAAACTGAATTTTATAAAAAGTTTGGTTTTATTGAAAGACCTACAGATGAATTTGGACCAGGTATGGTAAAATATCATAGTAAATGATTGATAATTAATGGTAAAATATCATAATATAAGAGATATAATAGATGGTAAGATATCATAATAAAAGAGATAATAAAAAAATGATAATAAGATAATATTATCAGGAATAAAAACATTTGCTTGACTGGCAGTATTGATTACTTGATATATACGACTGCGAAGTAAGCAGTTTTTAATAGTAAAGAGGTGACCAAATTATGAAAAAACTAATTGTATTAGGAAGTCTAAACATGGACCTTTCAATTCAAAGTGATTATATGCCAAGAAGCGGTGAAACTATTAATGGATATGGTTTCCTAATGAACTCTGGTGGTAAGGGCGGCAACCAAGCCGTTTCAGCAGCGAAACTTGGTGTGGATGTGAAGATGATTGCGAATGTTGGAAATGATATTTTTGGTAAGCAATTATTAGATGACTTAAATTCTTATGGAGTGGATGTCTCTAGTGTTGAGGTATCAAACAATGTATCTTCTGGCGTTGCTATGATAACAAGATGTAACAATGATAATCGAATTATCTTAAGCAACGGTGCAAATCATACTCTAGATTTTGAAACTGTGAAAGAGAAGTTAATAAAGATTGCGAACCCGGGAGACATTTTCTTAACCCAATTAGAGAATGATTTCGAAGTTGTTAAAAAATCAATTAAGTTTGCAAAAGAGCTTGGACTTTATACCATTTTAAATCCAGCACCTGCAAAAGTTATTGAAGATGATTTATATAAGCATTTAGATTTAGTAATTGTAAATCAAAGTGAATGTGAGCTGTTAACTGGGATTTATCCAGAGGATGAAAAATCTTATCATATTGCGCTGGAGGTATTTCGTGATAAAGGAGTAAATGCAATTATTACGCTTGGTACAGACGGTAGTATTACGAATTATACTGGTGATTATGAGTATATTGCATCAAGAAAAGTAAAAACAGTAGATACAACTGCAGCAGGAGATTCTTATATAGGAGCTCTATGTCGTTTCTTAATCTTTGAGAAAGATTTTATAGAAGGCTTAACGTTTGCTTCTGATGTGGCAGCTTTGACCGTAACCAAAAAAGGTGCTCAAATCTCAATACCTAATTTTAATGAAGTGAAAGAATATTTTAAGGAGGATCGAAATTATGAATAAAAGACCAATTATTATTGATACAGATCCAGGCATCGATGATGCCTTAGCAATTGCAATAGCACTATATGCGGGTGAATTAGATGTGAAATTAATAACTACGGTTGCTGGTAATGTAGGAGTTGATAAAACAACTTACAATGCGTTACGCTTATTAAAGTTTTTTGAAAAAGAAAGTATTCCTGTTGCAGTAGGCGCAGACAAGCCACTCATTAGACCATATGAAGATGCTAGTTATATTCATGGAAAGAGTGGTATGGAAGGTTATGATTTTGAAGATCCAACGTGTACGCCTATTACTGAGAATGCTGTGAATGCTATGAGAAGAATTATCACGGAGAGTAAAGAACCAATCACAATTGTTGCAATAGGTCCATTAACTAATGTTGCACTTTTATTGAAAGTTTATCCTGAAGTGAAAGAGAACATAAAAGAAGTTGTTATGATGGGTGGAAGTTTAAGCCGTGGTAATATGGGCGTTATGTCAGAATTTAACGTAGGCGTTGATCCAGAAGCTGCATATATCCTTTTTCACAGTGGAGTAGATATCGCGATGGTTGGACTTGATATCGGTTTAAAAGCATTAGTATTACCAGAAGATAGTGAAGAAATAAAAACAATGAATAAAACTGGCGAAATGGCGTATTGCTTATTTAAAAAATATCGTGGTGGAAGCTTTAACACAGGTTTAAAAATGTATGATAGTACTGCAATTGCATATCTACTTGCCCCTGAAATCTATGAAGTTGTAGATACCTACGTAGATGTTGAGCTTGCTGGCTCAATGACTGCTGGATGTACGGTAGTTGATTTAAAAGGTTATTTAAAACAATCGAATAATGCTAAAGTCTGTATTGATGTTGATGCAGATAAATTCCGTAAGTGGTTCAAAGAATCGATTCGTAAATGTAATTAGTAAGAATTAGAATTTGTAATGCTGCCAAACTTGATAAAATACAACTGGAAGAAAGCTATTTGGTTAGAAAAACACTTTCGCATCCTTTTATTCATAACAAGGAATAGTTTGCGAAGCAGATAGGAGCTCATGTTATATGAATAACGTTATCATGTATAGTATTGCATTAATGTCAGTTATTGTTGTGATTGTTATGCTTATTAAAAAGATGGATATCAAGATAACCATGTTTGCGATGGGTGTAGTTTTAATGTATATTGCAACATTTATGGGAAATACAATTGGTGGTGAAGGCTTTAAATCATCAGGATTGACTATCTTAGATCCATTACTGGTCATTATCAATGAATTTAAATCTTCACTTAATTCCGCTGGGTTTATCATAATGATTTTAGGCGGTTATACCTCATATATGTCAGCAATTGGAGCAAACGATGTAACTGTTCATACTTTAACTAAACCAATCAAAAAAATTAAGTCTGTATACATTTTAGTTCCGGTTGTTTTCCTTATTGGAAATTTACTTTCCTTGGTGATACCAAGTGCATCTAATTTAGCAATTATACTGCTTGCTACGTTATATCCAGTACTTCGCGAGGCAGGAATGACACCCCTTACTACAGCAGCAGTACTCGCGACAACTGCAACTGTTATGCCGACTCCATTAGGTGGAGATAACGTGGCGATTGCTACAGAACTTGCAAAATATCCTGAATTTGCTGGACTAACTGTATCAAATTATGTTTTAAAATATCATGCACTAGTATCGATTCCAACCTTAGCATTTATGGCAGCAGTACATTTCTTTTGGCAAAAGTATTTGGATAAAAGAAACGCAAACCAAATGGAAAATAAGGTAGAAATAGAGGCTGTGAAAGATATTAAAGGTGGCATGCTATTTCGTACTGTATATACCATTTTACCAGTATTCCCAATATTATTGTTAATCGCGATTTATTTGTTCGATACTTTCACTGGGGTTACAGTAAATGTTAGCGTCGAGCTAGCAGCAGTAGTTTCCTTTATAATTGCTATCTTTTGCGAGGCTATACGTAGGAAAAGTACAGCAGAAGCTCTGAATAAAACGGAATCTTTCTTTAAAGGAATGGGTAGTTCCCTGCCAATCGTCGCTTTATTAGTGGCAGCAACCGTGTATGTGTCAGGTCTTAAATCAATTGGTCTGATATCATCACTACAATCCACAATGCTTGAAATTCAAGGTTCAGGCTTAGGATTTATCTTACCATTAATTCTTGTTGGATTAACCATATTAATTGTTTTATTAAGTGGAAGCGGTACCGCATTATTTTATGCGTTAGTACCTCTAATGATGCCTTTGGCTACAGCGGCTGGTATTAATGCACTTGCTGTGACGATACCGATGGCGTTAGCAGGAAATATCATAAGAGCAGTTTCTCCTGTAGCAGCAGTAGTTATGATTGTCGCAGGTACCGTTAAGATTAGCCCATTAGATCTTGTGAAGCGAACTTCGTTACCAATGATTTCTGGAGTTATCTTCATGTTTATCTTATCTATGATTTTATTCTTATAGAATAGATTTTTCTCTGCACGTGTGTTACTATATATTGTAAAGGATTTTTTGTCTGGAGGTTGCAGAAATGAAAGTTACAATTAAAGATATAGCACGAGAAGCAGGAGTTAGTGTCGCAGCAGTTTCTTTAGTGTTAAATCATAAAGATTGCAGAATTGCTGAAGATACAAAAAAAAGAATAATAGAAGTTGCACAAAGATATAATTATACAGTCAATCAACAGGCAAGAAGTTTGGTTACGAAGAAATCCAATGTAATCGGTTTAATCATACCTGATATTGAAAATATTTTCTTTTCATCCTTATCAAAGAAAATTGAAGAATACTGCCGTAAAAAGGGATACGCAATTATGATTGTTAATACAGATGAAAATCCAGCGACAGATATCGAGCTGTTACATCTGTTAGTTTCCAGAGGTGTAGATGGTATTCTTTATACTCCAAGTATTGGAACGGAGGAAGACTATCAAAAGATTAAACCCTATTTAGAAACAATATCAGTTCCTTATGTAATGGTTGACCGTTATCTGGATGACATTGAATGCAACAAAGTATATATTGACAATATTAATGGATCTATGCAAGCTATTTCCATGTTAGTGAAAAGTGGTCATACTAAGATTGGTTGTATTGGATATGCAGTATCGAAATCTACTACAAACTCTCGTGTTACTGGTTATATTGAGGCTATGAAACAATTTGATTTGCCAGTAGATGAGAAGTATATTTATGATGGCCAATACAAGGTTATTGGTGGTTATAATGCTGGAAAAGAAATTGTGAAGACTGATTTAACAGCAGTATATAGCTGTAACGATATGATGACACTTGGATTTCTTAGATACTTAAATGAATGTGGCAAAAAAGTACCAGAGGATTACTCGATTATTAGTTATGATAATACACTACATAATTTTGTAGTAAAGCCAAAGATTACAACAATCGATCAGGATTTAGGTAAGCTTGCAAGAAACTCTTGTAGATTATTATTTAAAAATATAAATGATGAAAAAAGTGAGCCAGAAGTTATTTGTTTATATCCTCAATTGCTTATTAAGGAGAGTGTTAAAAAGTTAAATAATTGATGCTACTATTATAGGAAAGTTTCAACTTGCTATAAGAATTTCATGGTTTTGCTATAATGTTGACGTTGATTATCTATAATATATTTTTTAGTGATAATTCTTTGGGAAAATGTTTGAATAAATTAGATATAACAAGGTATTCATACAAAGATAGCAGAATATAAATTCAGAAGTTGTAGTTTTTTTTGTTCAGCGATTATTCTGAATTGTTTTATAATCTTTTAATCTTTTTAATATGTGAATTAAGGAAACTTGTAACGAGTCGCCTTAATTCACTTATTTTATATTCTTAAAGGTTTTTCTAAATTATGACCTTAATCATTGCTATTTATTTGTAATTTGTCAATGATATGTTATATAATAAATGGATGAAACAATTTATCTAAATTGATATTAAGAAAACTAAAACTATTAAAAATAAGTACATATACGGAGAGTAAAAATAATGAAAAATTTAGTTATGTTAGAAATGAAAGAGCACATGATTGATACCTGTGTTGATTTATTTATTGATACATTCACGAAAAAGCCCTGGTATGATGTTTATGAATCAAGAGAACAAGTAGAAAACTTATTCCATAATCATCATAACAATAATTACTTTATTGGTTATGTCGCAGTGTTAGACGATAAAGTTGTGGCCTTAAGCCTTGGGATGAAAAAACCGTGGATTAAAGGAATGGAATACTATATTGACCAGTTTTGCGTTAGTTACGAAATGCAGGGAAGAGGTATTGGAAGCTGGTTTATAAAAGAAATAGAAGAAGATATTAAAAAGCAAGGAATGAATGGAATCATGTTAAATACAGAGCAAGGATATCCATCCCAGAAATTTTATGAGAAAAACGGATTTGAAATAATTAAGGATGTAATAGTTTTTGGTAAATAGTAAAATCTAAAATAGAATATGCAAAAGGATTAAGGCTCGTCTGGAGTAGTACCATAATCCTTATATGGCTCTGCGCAAGTGTTTGGGCGAGGTTCCATTGGAACTTGTCTAGAAACTAGATGTGGAGCTTTCTTCATTAGTGACAAAAATTCTACGGGTACTCAATCCTGTTTTTATGAAAAATAAAACATGGAAATTGCTAAATTGCAAACTTACTGGTATCATATAAATAGAATAATCGACAGACAATCTAAGTTAGGTTGTAGTTTTTAAAGAATAGATAAAAACGAAGGATTTAAATAGATATGAACAAATTAATTATTGGAATATTAGCGCACGTGGATGCGGGTAAGACGACGTTATCAGAAAGTATACTTTATACGAGTGGTAAAATTGGAAAATTAGGTAGGGTCGATAACAAAGATGCTTACTTAGACACGAACGAGTTAGAAAGAGCAAGAGGAATTACAATATTCTCAAAACAAGCCATAGTTGAGTTAGGTGAGACGCAAATAACGTTACTCGATACACCAGGACATGTGGATTTTTCTGCTGAAATGGAGAGAACACTTCAGGTGCTAGACTATGCTATCTTAGTTATTAGTGGGGCAGATGGAGTGCAGGGACATACTAAGACATTATGGCGATTGCTTGCTATGTATCAGATACCTATATTTTTATTTATTAATAAAATGGATCAACCAGGGACAGAGAAAGATAAGATATTAAGTGATTTAAAAAATCAGTTAGAAGATGGATGCATTGATTTTGGACAAGTTATGTCAGATGAATTTTATGATCAATTAGCGATGTGCGATGAGCTCATGATGGAATCCTATCTGGAAACGGGGCTTGTGGAAACAAATCAGATAAAGCAGGCTATCAAAGAACGCAAAGTATTTCCTTGTTTTTTCGGATCAGCGTTAAGATTAGATGGTATTGAGGAATTTTTGAAGGGAATTAACACTTATACGATGCTACCTAGTTATCCTGATGAATTCGGTGCAAAAGTATTTAAAATAACAAGAGATGATCAAGGAAACCGACTAACACACATGAAGCTTAATGGTGGAAGACTTAAGGTAAAGGACGCCTTAACCAATAGAGTCTGGGAAGAGAAAGTGAATCAAATCAGAATTTACTCTGGACAAAAATACGAATCAGTAAATGAGGTAGAGGCTGGAAGTGTATTTGCAGTAATGGGACTTACTCAAACAAAGCCAGGAGAAGGACTTGGAATAGAGGAGGTTTCTGATACACCTGTATTAGAGCCAGTCTTATCCTATCAGATTATACTCCCGGAAGGCATCGACCCAAGAATGATGCTTCCAAAGCTTCGCCAAATTGAAGAGGAAGAACCAGAACTTCATATTGTATGGGAGGAACAGTTGCAAGAAATCCAAGCACAGATTATGGGCGAAGTGCAGATAGAAATTCTTCAGAGTATGATTAAAACCCGTTTTGGCGTGGAGGTGTCATTTGATGCAGGAAGAATCGTATATAAAGAAACAATTGGAAATGTAGTTGAAGGGGTAGGACATTTTGAGCCATTGAGACATTATGCTGAGGTTCATCTACTATTAGAGCCAGGGGAACCGGGAAGCGGTTTAGAATTTGGGATAGATTGCAGTGAGGACCTATTGGGGAAAAGCTGGCAAAGACTCATATTAACTCATCTGGAAGAAAAAACTCACAAGGGAGTACTAACAGGTTCTGCAACAACGGATATGAAAATCACGTTGGTAGCAGGACGGGCACACAATAAACATACAGAAGGTGGAGATTTCAGAGAAGCTACTTACCGTGCGGTACGCCAAGGCTTGAAAGAGGCAAACTCAATATTATTGGAACCTTATTATTCTTTTCAGTTGGAGCTACCTGAGAAAATGGTAGGAAGAGCAATGACGGACATTGAGAAAATGTATGGTACATGTGAAATATCACGGACAGATGGTGAGATGTCAGTTTTAGTGGGGAGCGCCCCTGTTATCACCATGAGAAATTATCAGAAAGAAGTAACTTCTTATACCAAAGGTCTTGGTAAGCTTTTTTGTAGCTTAAAAGGATATTTACCGTGCCATAATACTTTAGAGGTCATGGAAAGTATAGGATATGACTCAGAACGAGATCTTGGAAATCCAACAGGTTCTGTTTTTTGCGCACACGGTGCAGGATTTTTAGTGGATTGGAATGAAGTTAAGGACTATATGCATGTGGAAAGCTATTTAAAGGGAAAAAAAGAAGTTTCAGAGAAAATAGCAGACTACCAATTTAGAGAGAGAGAAGAGAGACTAATTAGTTTAGATGAGATTGATAAAATAATTAATAGTACCTTCTATTCAAACCAAGGGAAGAAATCCACCTGGAAAAGAAGTAAAAGTGCACGTGAAAGTTACTACGAACCTACAACCTATGTCAATCGTCAGAAGGAGAATAAAGAAGAGTATCTTCTTGTAGATGGATATAATATTATTCACGCATGGCCCGAATTAAATGAACATGTTGATGAGAATATGCACGGTGCAAGGATGAAATTACTTGATATTCTTTGTAACTATCAGGGGATACGAAAGTGTCAAATAATCGTTGTATTTGACGCTTATCGCTTACTTGGTCATCCTGAGGAAGTAATCGATTATCACAATATTCATGTAGTATATACAAAAGAGGCACAAACAGCAGATCAATATATTGAAAAATTTGCGCATGACAATCAGAAAAAATATGATATCACAGTTGCAACCTCAGACGGTTTACAGCAGATTATTATTAGAGGAGCAGGATGTTCCTTATTATCTGCGAGAGATTTAAAAGAAGAGATTGACAGAGTAAATGATAAATTAAAGAACGAATTCATAGAAACCCAAGCGAAAAATCGTAATTATCTTTTGGATACCTTATCACAGAAAGATAAGTTGAAGATGGAAGAACTAATGAATGAGGATAATACGATAGAGGAATAATTAATTTGCACTAGAATTTATAATGCAAAAAGGGTGTTTTGTAATCGATAAGGAATATTTATTTATTTTACAATATAAGTAAAATACCTTTTCGATTACACTTGAAAAACATACTTAGCTTATGGTAAATTAGGCTTATGGAGGTTAGTGCTATGAAGATATCAACAAAAGGGCGATATGCTATTCGAGTTTTGATAGATCTAGCAGAACATAATAATGGAGAATTTATTACATTAATGGATATTGCCGGGCGGCAGGAAATATCCGAGAAGTACTTAGAAGCCATCGTTTCCATATTAAGCAAGAATGATTTACTTATTTCTTTGAGAGGAAAAGGTGGTGGTTATAAACTGGCAAAAGCACCAGAACAGTATACAGTCGGCAGTATCTTAAGATTGACAGAAGGTTCTCTTGCACCTGTATCCTGTCTTGAAAAGACACCAAATAATTGTACAAGGGCTACTGAGTGCCGGACTTTACATATGTGGGAAGAATTTTATAAATTAACCAATGATTATTTTGATGGAATTACAATAGCAGATTTAGTTAAGAAAAATGATAGTGCTGATTATTATATGATATAAGATTAAAAAAGATATCTTTACCTGGGGCGGGTAACCATATCTTTTTTTTGTGTACGATAAAAATATTATCTAGGTAAAGCGTTAAAGCATAAAATTCTATAAACATATAGGCATTATATGTTTATAGGGGTAATATACTACTAAAAAAGTTAATATGTAAAACAATTCAATCTGTCAACAGAATTATGATTGGATGTAAAACAGATTATTAGAAAGATATAAGGGGAGGAAGATGAATGGAGAAAGTGGATTATGAGACTCTTAAAAGAGGCGGATTTATGCGACAGAAACAGAAAGATAATTTTTCCTTAAGGTTACAGGTGGTTGGGGGGATGCTAACTGTCAAAAATCTAAAAAAGATTGCAGAAGTTGCGGAAAAATATGGTGAGGGGTATGTTCATCTAACTTCAAGGCAAGGTGTTGAGATACCTTTTATCAAACTTCCTGATATCGAGGAAGTAAAGGAAGAACTATTGCTTGGTGAGTGTAACCCTGGAGTCAGTGGTCCGAGAGTGAGAACTGTTACCGCATGTCAGGGAAATGTCATTTGTCCTAGCGGGAATATCGATTCTTATGATATCGCGAAAAAATTAAATGATCGGTACTTTGGCAGAGAGCTACCACATAAATTCAAGTTTGGCGTTACAGGATGTCAGAATAATTGTCTGAAGGCAGAAGAAAATGATGTTGGCATAAAAGGAGCTTTAGAGGTCAAGTGGCTGGAGGAGAAATGTATTCTCTGCGGTGCATGCGAAAAGGTATGTCGCAGCCATGCGATTACCATAAAAGATGGTAAAGTCAATGTGGATTATAATAAATGTAATTATTGCGGACGATGTGCAAAGTCGTGTCCGACAGA is a window of Lachnoclostridium phytofermentans ISDg DNA encoding:
- a CDS encoding leucine-rich repeat domain-containing protein: MEKNNLNYTKHCNINDKNKLLKRLIKSYLCFLIITIYLIQSLPVKAADSTSDTSASDNNSVKTGKQKSGELHAFYPSNAVFSEQMKQYIDDLESISFAWSRIDAEDSGCLNSVKGQNGNYGFYYPNDYLQPLEYAKSQGKSIQLNIYMDGPDGTKLLPYADERAAMVSAIVNTVQSDLSLGEDIYYDGVVIDFEGLRNTDGNGNSILYNGKPISTYYTQFLTELREQFDSIGKNLYVAVNPALYFDGYDYSKILNVADRVIVMAHDYEPVQKVLKNQIEQYTGYNALDPTHSLAPIQMVRMALNDIRNAASNTSELSKVWLQIAFDTAQWQFDVKSAKEWTELPTTTLSRGGRLTPLYKSIKARIDNTDGYGQNLSYGYNNELQSPYIQYFNTSDKSWNVIIYEDSSSISAKIELAKSYNLGGISLWSLANIPDYNDTNGKKYHLNAWNTIIAEMKTYDTLPAESSKYVSFTDAFVEKAVREKLGKVSGKISVEELHGIYRLKLPKGVKSLKDLNKLANLEYLDAGQLGIKDITAIGNLKNIRVLYLQRNLVSDISALKKLTKLEVLSLNGNQIESISALSTLTNLRELYIRENKIKNISSLNKLTKLILLEGGKNNLQNIDSLKNLKNIKSLTLDNNIIKDITGLKVLTNLKYLDLSNNKITSINALKNLSGLETLYLQRNSITDISAISTLKKLKLLSMNGNKISDVKPLTKLANLEKLYLKDNKIKSIASLKGLVNLNELYLMGNSVSNYSPVKTMYAKKGFVCDFKIN
- the dcuC gene encoding C4-dicarboxylate transporter DcuC translates to MVEIIISIAAIILLTVLIVKKYNTTIALLFCGIILLAAAVILGHPVLDTETSTGFVLLDIFKNIETAFLSQLGNIGLTLMTLMGYSTYMTYIGANDKTVQIMLKPLGKIKSKYILVPIIFLLGNLLSLVVPSASSLGVLLMATLFPILTRVGMSPLTAAGIIATTATIMPTPLGADNVIAAETFGMTILDYVGKHAAISIPSILLMAIAHYLWQKYCDKKDEAKGTAFKTELKGLREDLPPIVYALLPVLPLILVIVINLGFPSLKVGLVTITFISLIVSIICEAFRRKDIAKVTQDVQEFFKGMGTGLASVVSIMVAATVFVNGLKALGIVDMLMDSANGLKGAGIIMMLAFSGITFIIGLISGNGLSVFYATVGLIPSVAAAASVSPAMIALPMQMIANLVRSISPVAAVIVIVASSTGATPVQLVKRTSVPIIVGTISCLVLSFVLLF
- a CDS encoding GNAT family N-acetyltransferase, with amino-acid sequence MNIEIVDNALTPEIYIDVRKQVNFKYYEYDDVKIALKNSLYSVVIFDDGKPIGISRVVGDGRIVFFIKDVVVVPEYQKLKVGSMLMNRIEQYLSNAACDGAYIGLMSTPGQTEFYKKFGFIERPTDEFGPGMVKYHSK
- the rihC gene encoding ribonucleoside hydrolase RihC; this encodes MNKRPIIIDTDPGIDDALAIAIALYAGELDVKLITTVAGNVGVDKTTYNALRLLKFFEKESIPVAVGADKPLIRPYEDASYIHGKSGMEGYDFEDPTCTPITENAVNAMRRIITESKEPITIVAIGPLTNVALLLKVYPEVKENIKEVVMMGGSLSRGNMGVMSEFNVGVDPEAAYILFHSGVDIAMVGLDIGLKALVLPEDSEEIKTMNKTGEMAYCLFKKYRGGSFNTGLKMYDSTAIAYLLAPEIYEVVDTYVDVELAGSMTAGCTVVDLKGYLKQSNNAKVCIDVDADKFRKWFKESIRKCN
- a CDS encoding ribokinase, producing the protein MKKLIVLGSLNMDLSIQSDYMPRSGETINGYGFLMNSGGKGGNQAVSAAKLGVDVKMIANVGNDIFGKQLLDDLNSYGVDVSSVEVSNNVSSGVAMITRCNNDNRIILSNGANHTLDFETVKEKLIKIANPGDIFLTQLENDFEVVKKSIKFAKELGLYTILNPAPAKVIEDDLYKHLDLVIVNQSECELLTGIYPEDEKSYHIALEVFRDKGVNAIITLGTDGSITNYTGDYEYIASRKVKTVDTTAAGDSYIGALCRFLIFEKDFIEGLTFASDVAALTVTKKGAQISIPNFNEVKEYFKEDRNYE